ATTCTGTTGTTTGTGACTACAGCTCCTATTGAGGCCtatatgtttccatggtaacagacgcaaacaaaccctgtgtagtctgatcctgcagttatttTACCTTCCTTCGGGCCCCTAAATCTTACTAACATACATTTTATAGGTAAGCAAGAAGTAAGTAGGAAACTGATGGAAAactatatgactgcaggatcagactatacaGGGTTTGATTACTGTCTGTTCCCATGGAAACATGGGCCTGTATAGGAGCTGAATAGAACATTTTTAATTAAGatgatttgcaaagttgcttctttttttttttttttctttaagttgcattgagacaatgaaaaaaaaagttggatGCCAAGATGGACATAGACGTTAATTAcataagaaaaataaagaaaaacatttcTAAAGGTGGTCTGTACGTTTTAGACGCTCGTTCGATCGACCGATATTCCTCCTGGCACCCACATATTTGTGTGTTTTCAGTAGGGAGtggggaataagccactgccagacacctctggagTCCAACATGCCTGATTCTTCTTTCCTCGATATCTGCCGTCGGTGAGAAGTCAGTACAGCCCCATACACAATAGATAGTCTGCGAGTTCGGCCAaatttcatctaatgtgtatggactccttaaaggggttgtccagtgtcagcaaatgtaatgtttttgtttgagcatggacagaattttacccactggaagtaaacaatgaatgttccaactgaatgacatcaagcagagatcatgaaaactgtgaggaattattacagaaaatatattggaaaattgtataactttttaattatacaaaaaaataaaaatttgctgaaactggacaaaacTTTTAAGAATACTGAAACTGAGTCCACATCGTAATTAGTTGTGAAAAGAGGGatgtgaacccacgcctccaggggagactgcgaccttaacacagcgccttagaccgctcggccatcctgacttgttGCGAGAAGTGGGATTGTAATTAGGACTCTAATCTTGGAACTAAAATTCTAGCTATCCATGTGTAAAACACGGCAATAATGAGCCAATACACACCATGAATTCATTGCTTAATCCAAATAGTAATAGTTGTTgataattttattagaaaaaagtaCTCTACACCTACATTACATTAGAACTAAATAAAAGTTCTTGTTACTGGCCAGAAACTTTTTTAAGTGCCATCTTTATGTCCTGATTCCTGAGACTATATATTATAGGGTTAAACAGAGGAGTAAATACGGTGTGCAGTAAGGAAACAATCTTATTAATAAGCAGCGAATGTCCCTTAGATGGGATCATGTATTTAGCTATTAGTGTCCCATAAAATGTCCCCACAACAATAAGATGAGAACTGCAGGTAGAAAATGCTTTTTGTTTGCCAGTTGATGTTGGTATCTTAACTATGGTGTGGAAGATATACACGTAGGTTCCCACAATAAATCCACAAGGGCAAATAAATGTTGGCAAAGAAAACAGAAAGACTTCCAGTTCTACAAAAGAAGTGTCTGAGCAAGAAAGTTTCTGAAGAGGAAAGAGGTCACAAAAGAAATGGTCAATGATATTATCACGACAAAAATTAAAGTTTGCAATTGGTAAGACGACGGTAAAATTGAGTGAAAGACTCAGCAACCATGGCCATAACGAAAGACAGATCCGACACTTTAGATCCATGATACTAGAGTATCTTAAGGGGTTGCAGATGGCCAGGTATCGATCATAGGACATGACTGGAAGGAGAAGACATTCTGTAACAGTTGTACCACTGAAGAAGTAAAATTGGGTGATGCAGCCCAGATAAGTCATTTTTATCCCTCCTAGAAGAATGGCGCCAAGCATGTTGGGAAGAGTATTTGTAGCTATTACAAGGTCAGAAAAAGAAAGATGACTTAGGAAGTAATACATGGGGGACTGGAGCTGGACATTGACTGACACTAGAACAATGATAAGAAGATTTCCCATCAGTGTAAAAAGAAAGATGATCAAGAAAAGAATGAAGAACACAATATTGAAGCTGTGAAGGTTTCCGAAACCCAAAAGAATGAATTCCGTCACCCTTGTTTGGTTCTTCATAGACCTGTGTGAGATGGAAGCTCTAATCTGgaatgtagacgcaaaaatagaGCGAGTACATAGCAAACATCAGTAAATTATTAATTCTTACTGTACATAATCTAAGTCAATGGCACGGCTATTTAATAGACAGTGTGGTAGACACATCATACACCCAACATTGTGATTATAAACCAATTCTATTATACAGATACACTACACTGGAGATGATGATACTGCAGGGTAACCAAGCATTAATTGcagtttaaaggggatgtccagtttcagcaaattcaggttattttttgtataattaaaagctatacaattttctaatatactttctgtaataattcctcacggttttcaagatttacaaccttcattgtttacttccagtaggtaaaattctgtccatggtcatgtgatgaacacacaggtgctgggatcgttacaagacACATCTCCGATACACCtactgtaatgatcccagcacctgtgtgtccatcacatgaccatggacagaattgtatccactggaagtaaacaatgaatattcCTACTGAATACCAaaaggcagagatcttgaaaaccgtgaggcattaatatagaaagtatatggtaaaattgtataacttgctgaaaccggacaacccactTTAATACAATGTGGTACTAGTCAAGCCATGTAAAACTTTTTAAATCATGTAGCCTGGTATTATTCTCTCAAAAATCCTTGTATTCTGATAGTAAGAACCTAGAGGGAGTTCACACCCCAGTAGtgttgctattattattattattattattctgacAAGTTTCTATGAAGTTTCAGATATTTTGAAAACCACAGGTACACTTTAGGACTTTTTTGGGAAGATAAAGCTACTACTACACACATAGCACTGCTCCAATAAGCAATTTTATCAGAAACGAAACTGAATTATAAACCATTTTTATTATTGATAGAAAAGACAAGGGCTACATGGAAATTGTGGCTGCAACACAGGTCGCAcatccaaagatcgctgtgtcacCCTGCCTGCACTGCAGGTAATGAAGTTGCCGCGTTGCGACCCGCAGCAGTGTACCACAGCGATCTTTGGCTTTGCGACCTGTGTCGTGGCTAAAGatgccgtgtagccccagccttaagCAGGGAAGGAAGGTTTAAAATGGGGAGAAAATTGAAACACAGTATATTCGAAAATTGAATAACTTTTCATTTACACAGTAATTAAGCATTATTAACCTAAAACCAGTAAATCTATTTAATGCTACACTTACAATGTAGGAAATGTTCTTGTAGGTTTTCTGCTGCCATGTGAAGTATATTAGTGTGATTGCTTTTTATATACTTTCTGCATTGctaaatacagtgttaaacatcTAGGGATTGTGTAAAGTATTCCTATTACACACAATAGAAAATATTCATCTTTGTTTCATGTTTGTTTTGCAATTATcatattatcaggacactggagacTAGTAATTTCACATAATAATGAAGAGAAAACATCTAATGGTCGTTTCTGCAGTAAAGAAGAAATGAGAATTATATTGGGAATGTTTATCGAACTTTCATTGAGCGAGACGGTAAGATTTCATATATCAGGCTTGGAGAAGATACCACTCAAgtacctttaaagggaacctgtcagcagttttgagtcctacgggtccttttacaccggcaaattttgacagctcgttgatcggcgctcgtttgatcCTTTCATAAGGAGCTATGAACAGTAATAAATGGGGATGAGTGGtcgttactatgatcgttcgtccccattcaATACCGTCATGTCGGCAACacctctccctgtttacacagggcgatgttctgccgacaaaaataatattctgctgcagaaactatacaatcagcatttgctcgtttatcggctgatcattgccttgtttacacagggcaatgatcgggaaccagCATTCTGTGGAAgctcatttgcccaataatttGCCTGTGTAATAAGACTCTTAATACAGTTGACAGTtctatatacagtgtggggagTGCAGCGTTCATGACTGAGAACTCTCCATTTTGATAAACCTGGTGCTGCGATCGCAAGTGTCACAGAGACTGCCTCTTTAAGTTTAGTGCCCGGGCTCTTTTTACTGTACGCTGCCAGCCTCTCCGCTCTGCTCTGAGTGAAGGCTCTAGcgtccaatcaggagaccgctagagccATCACTGAGATGTCTCTAAACTTGCATAAGTATGGTATCGTTACACTCGCGACACTGTATGTAGCACTGTCAGCAGTATTAgtactcaaaactgctgacagctttaaaaaaaatacaggtatTCTCTGCCATCATAGTTATTGATTGTGCAT
The genomic region above belongs to Rhinoderma darwinii isolate aRhiDar2 chromosome 13, aRhiDar2.hap1, whole genome shotgun sequence and contains:
- the LOC142666136 gene encoding olfactory receptor 11L1-like, translating into MKNQTRVTEFILLGFGNLHSFNIVFFILFLIIFLFTLMGNLLIIVLVSVNVQLQSPMYYFLSHLSFSDLVIATNTLPNMLGAILLGGIKMTYLGCITQFYFFSGTTVTECLLLPVMSYDRYLAICNPLRYSSIMDLKCRICLSLWPWLLSLSLNFTVVLPIANFNFCRDNIIDHFFCDLFPLQKLSCSDTSFVELEVFLFSLPTFICPCGFIVGTYVYIFHTIVKIPTSTGKQKAFSTCSSHLIVVGTFYGTLIAKYMIPSKGHSLLINKIVSLLHTVFTPLFNPIIYSLRNQDIKMALKKVSGQ